One part of the Mya arenaria isolate MELC-2E11 chromosome 3, ASM2691426v1 genome encodes these proteins:
- the LOC128226406 gene encoding FMRFamide receptor-like — protein sequence MNATNESFNPENEAAYIVTEKIKTFYPPVLMIFGIFGNVLSILVLRKRTCSSTSLLLISLAVTDTFVLLNSVLKKWIFFMLNLEPRNSSAIFCKVDIFLSYVLIQLSPWILVLVTLERTYCVIWPQNVRDVFTKRRIAVALSALIMCLSAINSHLLFIYDLIFEERIRRVICYPRNETFVFKIWTWIDLALAFGIPFCALLTGNLTILIRILSSNKFRKSSVTCRTKRETSKSALQSKKPVSQWTVMTLILNTTFFVLICPSVTFGIGQVYWFPEEEASVASYAKMLLVSEIVFMLMYTNSAINFVLYMMFGSKFRADLKALLFPLKRFSKNKNKSRATIVLHTSSGSHVSNCHQSSTHHVTT from the coding sequence atgaaCGCAACTAACGAGTCGTTTAATCCCGAAAATGAAGCGGCGTATATTgtaactgaaaaaataaaaacgttttaccCACCGGTGCTGATGATTTTTGGGATATTTGGAAATGTTCTTTCAATCCTTGTTTTACGTAAGAGGACTTGCTCATCAACTAGTTTGCTTTTGATATCGTTGGCAGTCACTGACACATTTGTGCTACTGAACAGTgttctcaaaaagtggattttcTTTATGCTGAACCTGGAACCAAGAAACAGTTCTGCCATTTTCTGTAAGGTTGACATTTTTCTATCGTACGTACTCATACAGCTTTCCCCGTGGATTTTGGTCCTTGTAACTTTAGAAAGAACTTACTGTGTCATATGGCCTCAAAATGTGCGAGATGTATTTACCAAGCGCCGTATCGCCGTTGCATTGTCAGCGTTGATTATGTGCCTGTCGGCAATAAATTCCCATTTACTTTTCATTTATGACTTAATATTTGAGGAGCGTATCCGACGGGTTATTTGTTATCCAAGAAACGAGACGTTCGTGTTTAAAATTTGGACTTGGATTGACTTAGCCTTAGCATTTGGAATTCCATTTTGTGCATTACTAACAGGAAACCTGACTATTTTGATACGTATCTTATCCAGCAATAAGTTTAGAAAATCAAGTGTGACTTGCAGAACAAAACGTGAAACGTCGAAATCTGCTTTGCAAAGCAAAAAACCAGTTTCACAATGGACAGTTATGACCCTAATACTGAATACTACGTTCTTTGTGCTGATTTGTCCGTCTGTGACGTTTGGAATTGGCCAAGTGTACTGGTTTCCCGAGGAAGAAGCTTCGGTCGCATCATATGCGAAAATGCTACTTGTGTCAGAAATAGTATTTATGTTGATGTATACGAACAGTGCAATAAACTTCGTCCTCTACATGATGTTTGGGTCAAAGTTCAGAGCAGACCTCAAGGCGTTGCTTTTCCCTCTGAAAAGGTTTTCAAAGAACAAGAACAAATCGAGAGCCACAATTGTGTTGCACACAAGTTCTGGTTCACATGTGTCTAATTGTCATCAGAGTTCAACACATCATGTGACCACATGA